The genome window CTCACGGAGAGTGGGAAACTTACACGCGTGTTCTGATTGCCGGACACTTCTTTATCCCATTCGTTGGTCTGATTTCACGTCACGCCAAACGACGTGTGAAGATTCTGAAGTTCTGGGCTTTTTGGCTACTCGCCATGCAGTGGATGGACATCTACTACTTTGTGATGCCAAATGCAGCGGGCCACGGACACGGTAACATCGAAGTCATTCCATGGAGCCTCATGGACCTAACCTGCACCATCGGCATCGCCGGTATCTTTGCAGGAACCGTCTTCATGATTGCCCGAGGCAAGAAGATGGTACCAGTTAATGACCCACGGCTTCCACAGTGCTTATCGCACGAAGTCATGTAATTGAGTCTACAACGAACTTAGAAAAACCGGACCTTGAGTCCGGTTTTTTTTTGCCAAGAATCCAGCCTCTCTCACTCGTCTACCCCACTTCAGCCCCTTACTTGCATTGCAAAATTGGTGTAGTTCACATAGGTGCCCGCAAGGCTCGAACAGGTTTGGATAAACATATGGACATCGAAGAACTGATTGAAAACTTCGAACTTCTCGGTGATTGGGAAGACAGATACCGCTACATCATCGAATTGGGACGTAAACTACCCGATTTTGAAGAAGCGCACCGGGTGGAAAACTACTTGGTTCGTGGGTGCCAGAGTCAGGTTTGGCTAGTCTGTGATAAGCAGGATGCCCTACTGCAATTCAATGCCGACAGCGATGCACACATCGTTCGAGGTTTATTGAGCATTATTCTCATGATGTATTCAAACAAGAGCGCTAAAGAAATTCTCAGCGTTGATGCCAAAGCCGTCTTTAAAGAGCTTGGTTTGGATCAACATTTAAGTCCCAGCCGAGCCAATGGCCTCAATTCAATGGTGCAACGTATTCAAGCCTACGCACAAGCCGACGCTTCTTAAACTTCTGGAGAAAACCTATGGTTTTTCGCAATCGCAAACGTCAAGTTCAACTCAAAAGTAAGCGCGAGCTGCAGTCCTTGCAGGCAGCTGGCAAGCTTGCCTCTGAATGCCTTGAGTGGATCATCAATCAAGTCGTTCCCGGAATGACCACCCAAGACATCGACGACCTTCAGGTTCAGTTCGCCCAAAAGCACGGCGTTGTTTGCG of Deltaproteobacteria bacterium contains these proteins:
- a CDS encoding SufE family protein, yielding MDIEELIENFELLGDWEDRYRYIIELGRKLPDFEEAHRVENYLVRGCQSQVWLVCDKQDALLQFNADSDAHIVRGLLSIILMMYSNKSAKEILSVDAKAVFKELGLDQHLSPSRANGLNSMVQRIQAYAQADAS